AGGACCACCGGCTATAAATCGTATCGCACCAAGGTGTTTGACAAGTTTCCCCGTACCGGCATCCCGGATGCCTTTGAAAGCATTGAGGCCTACGACAACTATGTGAAAATGCTGATCAAAACCAATTGCATCGATAATGCAAAGAAAATATGGTGGGATCTGCGGGTTCATCCCTTTTTCAACACCGTGGAATTCCGCATTTGTGATATCCCCATGACAGTAGACGAAACCATTACCATTGCGGCCCTGTTCCAGGCAGTTTGCGCCAGGATCTATATGCTGCGCAGCAAAAATCTGAATTTCATTCAATACTCGCGCCCCCTTATTAATGAAAATAAATGGCGGGCCAGCCGCTATGGTATCGACGGATACCTGATCGATTTTGGAAAAGAAGAGGAAGTAAATACCCGTGCCCTGATCTACGAGTTGCTGGATTTCCTTGACCCCGTAATCGATCATCTGGGCAGCCGGCACCGTATTGAACATGTGCATAAGATCCTGGAGCGCGGCACCGGGGCTGATCGCCAGCTGGCCCTGTTTGAGCAAACGAAAAATCTTACCGACGTGGGCAGGTATATCAGCGAAAGTTTTCTGGAGGGGTTGTAGATGCAAAAATAAACTAGGGTTACCGCTTCCGCCTGTTGCAGACCGGGACATAAGGCCGCAAACTTTAAAAGAAAAAACGAAGGGTTTTACCTATCTTGCGCGGCCCTATATCAACAACTATGACGGCGCAACGCACTACAGCAATATTACTCACTGCACATAAAGCGGGAGAAAGGCAGGGACTGCTGCAGATCCTTTCGGTAGATAAAAGCAGTAAACCACCCGCTTACGAAAAAGCTACGATCGACTCCCGGTCGGTTGTGGGGCATTTTGGCCGTTTGCCGGACCCACTTATCAAGGCGTTATCGGCCTTTGGCGAAAGCCATTTATCGAAGACCGTAGCTGCCATCAAACAGTACTTTGAAGTTCAGAACAGTCCGCTTGCCTATCGCGATTTCCAGGAGAAAGCGCTGGTCAAACATCACTATGATCTTTTCCGGCAGGTAAAGCCCTGGTTTGATACGCTTAAATGGTATCATAGCTATAAAGGACCTGGCGAACGCTGGATCACCGGTCCCTGTCGCATCAGCGACCGGCGTCCTTATTTAAAATTTGAAGTCATTGAATCTGCAGGTGGCTATTGCCTCCATGCCATTGCGGAAATTGACGGAACCGATCATCCGCTGAAAAGCCTGGAACGCCAGCATTTTTTTTTAAGAAGGAACGAGGAATACTTCCTGATGCCGCTTGCAGATCAGCAAATCCTTGATGAGCTCGAAAAGGAGGCTGCCTTTCACCCGGCTGCTGCTGACGTGCTTCGACCCGTCCTTTTAAAAATTGAAGAACGGTATCCTGTAAAATCCGATGTACTCCAGGAATGCCAGACCATCGAGATGCCTCCCATCCCCTCCGTGCTGCTGAGCGAACTGAGCGATACTTTTTTAATGTTAACGCCTCAGTGGACCTATGATGGTTATACCGTAGAGAACCCATGGGAGCCGGAAACCGAGATTCGCCAAAACGGAGTGCGCATCATTATCCGCCGTAACCAGGCACAGGAGCAGGAGCTAAAAGCCTTGCTGGAGTCGCTTCACCCGCGCTTTCCGGATCAGCATAAAGGCTATTATTACCTACCCTTTGCCGAAGCACAAAAGCGGCAGTGGTTTCCCAAAATATACCACCAGTTGCTATTATCGGGCGTAGACCTGAAGGGTATGGACATGCTGCGGCATTTCCGGTACGCTTCGCACCTTCCGGAAACTGATATTGAATGGCTACAGGAAAAAGACAACCAGCTCACCTGCCGTTTTACGGTACGTTTTGGAAAGGAAAATGTTCCGCTGCAGGAACTGCAGAAAATATTATGGGCAGGCCAGAGCACCGTGCTGCTCAAAGGCGGTACGCTGGGATTATTGAATGAAGGATGGATGAAACAATATGCCACCCTAGTAAAGCATGCAAAGATTCATAAGCAGGAACTAACCATTGCCCGATGGCTTTGTTTTTCCATGCAGGAACCCGGTGATGATACTTCCGTATTTGTGAATAAGAATGCGGAAACCTGGTGGCGGCAATGGCAGCAATGGCAGGGCGACGCACAGGTGTACCCCCTGCCTTCCGCTTTGCAGGCCACGCTCCGTCCTTATCAGCAAAAAGGTTACGAATGGATGTGCCTGATGGCGGATGCCGGTGCCGGTGGCTGCCTGGCAGACGATATGGGATTGGGAAAAACCTTACAGTCCATCTCCTTTTTAGCCCGTGCTATTGAGAACAGACCGGGCATGCAGAACCTGGTCGTATGCCCCGCATCATTGATTTATAATTGGGAGCAGGAATTAAAAAAATTTGCGCCGGGTTTGTCCGTTACGGTGTTTCATGGTCCGCAGCGTGATGCCTCGGTGATCGGCAACCCGGCTCAACAGGTGCTGATCACCAGCTATGGCACCTTCCGCACCGAAGCAGCACAACTTTGTACGCAATCCTATCTCTGCGTTTTCATTGACGAAAGCCAGAACATAAAAAACCCCGTTGCCAAAATCACCCGGGCTGTTGGAGACATCCGGTCTGTTTATTGTTTCACGCTTAGTGGTACACCCGTTGTAAATAACACCTTTGATCTTTATGCACAGCTCCACACGGCCCTTCCGGGCTTGCTGGGCACCAGGGAATTCTTTAAACGGGAATATGCAGACCCGATCGACCGCAACGGGGATGAGGCAAAGAAACAACTGCTGCAAAAACTTATTGCCCCTTTCGTATTGCGGCGAACCAAGGAACAGGTAGCGCCCGATCTTCCTGAAAAAACAGAGATCACATTGTGGTGCGAAATGGATGACGCACAACGCGCCCTGTATGACAATATTAAGGAACAGATCCGCAGCAGCCTTTTCCTGGATATTGAGAAAAAGGGAATGGCCAAAGCCAAGTTGGATGTACTTCAGGGTATTTTAAAGCTACGCCAGGTTTGCAACGCGCCGCAGCTGCTGCCGGAAGCCGCCGGTGATAAAGATGCATCGGTAAAAATGGAGCGGCTTTTTGAGGAACTGGAATTGGTGCTTCCCCGGCACAAAGTACTGATCTTTTCACAGTTCACCGGGGTATTGAACCTGATTGCCGACGTCTGCAAACGACGGTACATCAGCTACTACCATTTTGATGGCCAAACGCCGGCTGCCCAGCGCATGGAAATGGTAAAGGCATTCCAGGAAGAAGGCAATACCACCGGACTGTTCCTGATCAGTTTGAAGGCAGGGAATGCAGGTATTACCTTAACTGCCGCCGACTATGTATTTCTATTCGACCCCTGGTGGAATGAAGCCGTACAACAGCAGGCCATCGACCGCACCCACCGGATCGGACAAACCAAAAACGTATTTGCTTACAAGCTCATCTGCAAGGATACCATTGAAGAAAAGATCCTGCAATTGCAACAACGTAAAAAGCAACTTTCTGCCGACCTTATTTCTACCGATGAGGGCTTTATCAAAAACCTGGCGCAGGAAGATGTGGAATGGTTGTTTGGATAGGATATAAACGATTATCAACAGCACTCAGATCATTTCTCCCACTAAGTGAGATTCTAACCCCAGCCATTGATGACAAACGTAGATGCTTATTAACAGGAAGCACAGCCTAATAAAAGCATGACCAATCGCCGGCAATCGGATCAAGGCTTCAACATCTGTGAGATAGCGTAAAATACGCCGCTACCTGTGGCTATGCCATTTCCAACTGGCACGCCGGATGCGTTGTTTTTCCCTTTAATAGTAAAACTACCAACGGCTCCCTCGATTACGACACTATTAGATGAATAGCGGGTCAGTACACTTCCTGGTTTAAAATCACTTTTGAATATCCGCTGTGGTATCACATGATATCTCAATGTATTGGTTAAGACAGTAGCCGCTGCCCCGGTAATATTGGCAATAGCAGTAGAATCATATCCATTTGCCAGCATCACTGAATTTGGAATAGCGAATACAGTAGACGGCGTAGTTGTAAAACTGGTAGTAGTCGACGTTTTAGCGATAGCTTGCAACATTAAGCTATAATTGCCCAGGGCCTCCATCATTACAAGAGCAGAGCTGAAGTATGGCGGCTGAATAACCTCACCAACATTGTAATACAATCCATTTGAAGTCTGCGTTCCTTTATCCAACAACTCAATTCCATTAATATAAGCTTTATCGCTTTTCACATTACGAGTACCATATTGTACTACGCCTGTTTGCGTACTCATAGTAGCGTTAGGACCTTCAGGTATTTCATAAAATGTTCTTTTTGTTCCCTGAAAATGATACGTTGTTAGTAAGGCAAGAAATAAAGGATCTAGCTTATCTATATCAGCTGTGGTTTTAAGACCAATTTCCGAAAATGCATTATTGTCCGGAATGAAAAAAGTAAAAGGCCCTCCGCCTTTTGTAAATATATCAAGATTCGCTTTCTTGACCGCATACGCGAACATGGAAAACTCAGGATTTGTATTGATCACTTCATCCATATTATGTACAGTTGCAGGAACAGTGTCCTCTTTTTTGCAGGAAGACAACAATAGGATCATGACTACAATGCCAGTACAAAATATTTTTGCGATACTATTTTTCATCATAAAATCTTTATTTGTTTATGATCAGTGATATTGTAGGATTTCTGGGAGTAGTACTGCCTAGGTATCCTCTTGACACCATCGTATAGATTCTTTTATTCGTATTTGTAGCAAGTCTGTAATAAGCAGTTGCCGTTATTGCCGGACCACTAGGAGCACCCGCCGGGCGTATGGCAAATGTGTCGGCAAGAGACGCCGGCAGTTTGATAAGCGGTGTAGTAGACTTATATGCGACGTTTGAGGCTATCAGGCTATCGTTTTTATAAAAATCCAAACTGCCGGAATTGGGAATTAAGTTACCAATTCTGAATAGCGCGTACCCCGAATCCAACACAGCAGGAAAGTCGTCTTCCAACAAGAGCGATGTAGTTGATACTGCAGTATCTGCCATTAATATCGTGTATTTTTTATTTGCGCCGAGCAGCATCGTAGTATCATAAATCCAGCGTTGCACGAAGTTGATATTAGGATATACGATTGCTACATCAAATTTAACATTGCCGGGATCAATTGCCAGATAATCAGCATAGCTATTACCTCCCGTATTAAATCCTCCGCCGGGGTAGCCGTAGGGACTGGCGGCCGACACACTTAGTTTTGTATTATTTTGGTATACAGTAAGTGGAGTACTTGTTGGGTACATGCTGAAGAAACCAAATTTAACCAGTGCTTTTCCTTCGGGGCTTGACCGTTCAGTTTCACTAAACGTATTTTTTTTACAAGAAGCCAGCGCCCCTAAAAAAACAGCCAGAGATATCCCAAAAAATTTAAAATATTTCATTATAAACACATTTAATAGGTTCAAAACTACGGTTGACTGAACCAGCATTCATACGTATGATAGTCATCATTTAACCCACCTAATCTTCTTAGTTCTTCCATATTCCATATATATTCCGAATTGTATCTGGGGCGAACGCGGTAAACGGGTTTGCCATTGTTTGTGGATGCCAATGTGGACGGCAACGCAAAACCTGTATAAACCTGAAGTCCCGTTTCCGGATCGATATCGGTATAATGATACCTTCTAAGATCCACCCAGGTTTCAAAAAATCCCCAGCCCCAGAGAGCAATATACTTTTGCAGCATTATATCAGACAGCCTGAGGGTGGCGGGGTTTTGTCTTACATTGTTCCCCGTTATATAAGCGGTTCGCTCCGCCTGGGTTATCGGGTTATTGGTAAATAACGATGTATTCCCCCGGGGAAAGCTGGGCCGGTTGATAAAATCAAAGTGAAGATTGATTCCATTCAAATAGGCCGTGTATGCGGTTGCTTTATCACCCTTCTTATAAGCTGCTTCAGATTTCATAAATTGAATCTCTGATGCAGTCATCACTGGCATTACAGCCTTATTGCCGAATAAATATTTTTGATAGCTTGTGGAAAATACACTAGCAGAAGGGTTGGCATATGTAGTGTCACCCCAAACGGAAGCCACTTTTTTCCGCGCATTATTGTAGCTTGTAGAGCCCACCGCATAAGTCCACCAATTTGATAATCCGTTATAGGGATCCCCAATTCCCGGATCGACACCCCTGTAACCTCCATTCCCATTCGTTGTGTCATGACTGGCCGACAGCATATGGCGCATCCGGGGATCTCTGTTATAGGCAGTTACCGCGCTTGCCGGGGTATTTGCCAGGGTAGTTCCATCCAAAAGCCGTACAATAAAATTGGATTGCCGGTGATCTGCAAGATTATTGCGGTAGGTTCCAAAAAAATTGGCATCATCATTCCGGGTTGCGTCAAAGGCTACAAGAAAATCATCATCCGTAGTTGCAAGCGACTTATCACAGTAATAAATCACAGAATCCGGGTTATAAGATGCTTTGTTGGAAATCCGATGAAAATTACGCGCCAAAATACCATAAGTATATTTCAGCCACTTGCTTACATTACCATTGTATACATAGTCGCCCTTAGCCAGCCGATCCTGTGTAGGGCTATAATTAGTGTTGTTAAGATATATAATCGCCAATCTGCAGATCGAATCAATTCCCTTGTAAACTGTTTCCTGATCATCAAATCTAAAGGCTGTTTGATTGTCCCTAAACGCTTCCGAAAATATAATATCGCCATGATAATCTGTAGTATATTGATAAATCGCCGCCTGCATAGCCAAAGCGGCGCCTACATAATCCCATTGCTGATTTTTTATGCCTGTTTCTATAATATATTTAAGGTTCCGTCCGAAACCAATATAAGCCTGACGCCAGATATCACCATTCGCATCACTTGCTCCCACATAACCCATACGATCCCAATTGACATTTGTAGCGTTTGTTGTGTATGAACCGAAGTTCTGTATATACCGGCTTGCATATCTTCCGTCCCATTGCAGTCCTCTGGGATAGGCAGCTATCTGTGTAGGAAAAACGGCCGATACATTAGGAAACTGTGGCACAACCGGGTTTGTATTTACATCCAGAAACTTTTTACATCCAAACACCCCTGCAAGAACTGTAAATAAGAATATGTATAAAAAACTCTTTTTCATTGTTCCTTTTTTAATTCATTAAAATCTAACTCTTAGTCCGAAATTAACGCCTCTTGGCATGCTGAGTGCGCCAAAATCAATTCCTACGCCTCCAGCACCTCTACTGGAAGCATTATTTGCGTTGACACTTGGATCCATCCCCGTATAATTGGTAATCATAAACAATTCCGTTCCTGTTACAAAAAGGGAAGCAGAGGATATAAACTTAGTTCGCGCTAACACGTGACCCGGAAGATTATAGGCTAATGTCGCATCACGCAAACGCATCCAGTTTACATTTTCGATAAAATCAGCTTCCGATGAAGCATTCGCTGATGTATAATAATCATCCCTGTTAAATGGCACGATTACAATAGTATTAGGCGTCGGTGTGGTACTGTTCTGCAATCCATCATTCAGTACACCTTTAATAATAATCGGTTGCTCGCGGCTCAGCGTTCTTTTGCTCAGCCCGGTCAGATATAAATAGTACTCCATACCGTTCCAAACATCTCCCCCTCTTCTAAACTCAATATTAAACGACAGGTTAAAGTTTTTATAATTAAAGTTATTGATAAGTCCTACTTTAAAATCGACCTGCCGGTCTCCTACCTGCTGAAAATCGGCGGTGCGGGTTGGCAATCCCGTTGATGCGCTTACCACCACATCTCCATTATTATTTTTTACCACGGTACGGCCGGCTAAATTGTATGGGCTGGCTCCCACAAACATTTGAGAACGAAGATCGCCAAACACCCAGGTATCCGAGTCATAATAGGTAGGTAGGTCTCCGGGCATTTCCAGTACCTTGCCACGGTTCCTGTCAAAATTGGCAGTTATATTCCAGTTAAAATCTTTTGCCCGGATTGCCTTTACATCAAGAATGGCTTCAAATCCTTTATTAGACACCAAACCTCCATTTATAAAACGTATTGCAAACCCGCTTCCATAAGAGTAGCGTGCCGGAATAATCTGATCTTTGCTTCTTAAATCGTACCGGGTCACATCTAGCGACACGCGATCCTTGAATAACCTGATCTCCCCGCCAAACTCAAAGTTCTTGGTAAACTCCGGACGCAACGCATAATTGTTACCAGCGTCGAGTTTATAGGCAAATCCTCCACCAGTACTGATTTGTCCATCAAAGCTATTGTCAATAACATAGGGGCGGTATGGCCCCTTACCCGTGGTACCGTATGAGACCCTTAATTTTCCAAAAGTGAGCCAGGGGAGCTTTGCCTTAACATTTCCAATATCAGAAAAGATAAGACTCGAAGAAGCCGATCCAAAATTATAATACGGATCCTTATCCACAGCTCTGGATACCAGTTTTGAATTCCCCTCCCTGGAACCTGCCAGGGACACATAAAAGAGTTTAGCATAATCAATAGAAAAATTACCAAACCATCGCACTAACCGTTCCACATTGTATACCGTTTTCGCATCTCTACTGACTGGATCAGTATTCAGAATTGAATAAAAATCCCTTTCATAGAAACGCTCTCCTTTTTGCGATTCGATTCTCGTCCTGCGATCATCAAATGCCATCCCGGCGAGAAAACCGCTACTGATCTTTCCGAATGTTTTAGTTGCATTTAATGTGGTATTATTACTAACGTTTCTTGTTGTTTGCTCATATAAAGAATACGTACCATTCAGGGAGAATCCAAAACGCGACAAGGGATGCACAGCACTATAGCCCGTCTGCCCATAATAATCCACACCAAAGTTATTTAACAACGTTAGCCATTTTGCAATATTATAGGTATAATTTGCTGTGAGCGAAGTCCTGTCCAGCTTATCCTGCGATTTATTTTTATTCACATCCCAAAACGGATTATCAAACTCCGCAGTCAGACTGGCGTTTCCGGTTCTATATAATTTTCTGGTACCGTCGGGATTGATCCAGTCTGTTACATCAATATCAGAGGGAAAGTTTATAAGGTTGTACAAATATCCCCCAGCGCCTTTTGTAGCCTTATCAGTAGTTAGTTTGGTATATGCAATGGAAGTTACAAGTTTCATTTTGGGCGATATGGTTAAACCTCCGGTAAGTTTCGCCGAAATCTGATCCTCTCCGGTCA
The sequence above is a segment of the Niabella agricola genome. Coding sequences within it:
- a CDS encoding fasciclin domain-containing protein gives rise to the protein MMKNSIAKIFCTGIVVMILLLSSCKKEDTVPATVHNMDEVINTNPEFSMFAYAVKKANLDIFTKGGGPFTFFIPDNNAFSEIGLKTTADIDKLDPLFLALLTTYHFQGTKRTFYEIPEGPNATMSTQTGVVQYGTRNVKSDKAYINGIELLDKGTQTSNGLYYNVGEVIQPPYFSSALVMMEALGNYSLMLQAIAKTSTTTSFTTTPSTVFAIPNSVMLANGYDSTAIANITGAAATVLTNTLRYHVIPQRIFKSDFKPGSVLTRYSSNSVVIEGAVGSFTIKGKNNASGVPVGNGIATGSGVFYAISQMLKP
- a CDS encoding DUF4397 domain-containing protein; protein product: MKYFKFFGISLAVFLGALASCKKNTFSETERSSPEGKALVKFGFFSMYPTSTPLTVYQNNTKLSVSAASPYGYPGGGFNTGGNSYADYLAIDPGNVKFDVAIVYPNINFVQRWIYDTTMLLGANKKYTILMADTAVSTTSLLLEDDFPAVLDSGYALFRIGNLIPNSGSLDFYKNDSLIASNVAYKSTTPLIKLPASLADTFAIRPAGAPSGPAITATAYYRLATNTNKRIYTMVSRGYLGSTTPRNPTISLIINK
- a CDS encoding SusD/RagB family nutrient-binding outer membrane lipoprotein, which gives rise to MKKSFLYIFLFTVLAGVFGCKKFLDVNTNPVVPQFPNVSAVFPTQIAAYPRGLQWDGRYASRYIQNFGSYTTNATNVNWDRMGYVGASDANGDIWRQAYIGFGRNLKYIIETGIKNQQWDYVGAALAMQAAIYQYTTDYHGDIIFSEAFRDNQTAFRFDDQETVYKGIDSICRLAIIYLNNTNYSPTQDRLAKGDYVYNGNVSKWLKYTYGILARNFHRISNKASYNPDSVIYYCDKSLATTDDDFLVAFDATRNDDANFFGTYRNNLADHRQSNFIVRLLDGTTLANTPASAVTAYNRDPRMRHMLSASHDTTNGNGGYRGVDPGIGDPYNGLSNWWTYAVGSTSYNNARKKVASVWGDTTYANPSASVFSTSYQKYLFGNKAVMPVMTASEIQFMKSEAAYKKGDKATAYTAYLNGINLHFDFINRPSFPRGNTSLFTNNPITQAERTAYITGNNVRQNPATLRLSDIMLQKYIALWGWGFFETWVDLRRYHYTDIDPETGLQVYTGFALPSTLASTNNGKPVYRVRPRYNSEYIWNMEELRRLGGLNDDYHTYECWFSQP
- a CDS encoding DEAD/DEAH box helicase; this encodes MTAQRTTAILLTAHKAGERQGLLQILSVDKSSKPPAYEKATIDSRSVVGHFGRLPDPLIKALSAFGESHLSKTVAAIKQYFEVQNSPLAYRDFQEKALVKHHYDLFRQVKPWFDTLKWYHSYKGPGERWITGPCRISDRRPYLKFEVIESAGGYCLHAIAEIDGTDHPLKSLERQHFFLRRNEEYFLMPLADQQILDELEKEAAFHPAAADVLRPVLLKIEERYPVKSDVLQECQTIEMPPIPSVLLSELSDTFLMLTPQWTYDGYTVENPWEPETEIRQNGVRIIIRRNQAQEQELKALLESLHPRFPDQHKGYYYLPFAEAQKRQWFPKIYHQLLLSGVDLKGMDMLRHFRYASHLPETDIEWLQEKDNQLTCRFTVRFGKENVPLQELQKILWAGQSTVLLKGGTLGLLNEGWMKQYATLVKHAKIHKQELTIARWLCFSMQEPGDDTSVFVNKNAETWWRQWQQWQGDAQVYPLPSALQATLRPYQQKGYEWMCLMADAGAGGCLADDMGLGKTLQSISFLARAIENRPGMQNLVVCPASLIYNWEQELKKFAPGLSVTVFHGPQRDASVIGNPAQQVLITSYGTFRTEAAQLCTQSYLCVFIDESQNIKNPVAKITRAVGDIRSVYCFTLSGTPVVNNTFDLYAQLHTALPGLLGTREFFKREYADPIDRNGDEAKKQLLQKLIAPFVLRRTKEQVAPDLPEKTEITLWCEMDDAQRALYDNIKEQIRSSLFLDIEKKGMAKAKLDVLQGILKLRQVCNAPQLLPEAAGDKDASVKMERLFEELELVLPRHKVLIFSQFTGVLNLIADVCKRRYISYYHFDGQTPAAQRMEMVKAFQEEGNTTGLFLISLKAGNAGITLTAADYVFLFDPWWNEAVQQQAIDRTHRIGQTKNVFAYKLICKDTIEEKILQLQQRKKQLSADLISTDEGFIKNLAQEDVEWLFG
- a CDS encoding carboxylate-amine ligase codes for the protein MSINYKTFTLGVEEEYMVLDNQTFELKSHEQKIVQEGQKIIKDKVKAEMHQAVVEVGTDICQDIDEAYNDVALLRKTISDIAGTLDLTLGASGTHPFSHWEKQLITDHIRYNEIVAELQEAARSNLIFGLHVHVGMESRELANHIANSTRYFLPHIFALSTNSPFWEGRTTGYKSYRTKVFDKFPRTGIPDAFESIEAYDNYVKMLIKTNCIDNAKKIWWDLRVHPFFNTVEFRICDIPMTVDETITIAALFQAVCARIYMLRSKNLNFIQYSRPLINENKWRASRYGIDGYLIDFGKEEEVNTRALIYELLDFLDPVIDHLGSRHRIEHVHKILERGTGADRQLALFEQTKNLTDVGRYISESFLEGL
- a CDS encoding SusC/RagA family TonB-linked outer membrane protein; protein product: MRKCALPGMVLFILFFTLPYWVVGQTKAVIGKVSDEEGKPMPGVTIAIKGTARATVTKEDGTFSIDAAPGQDLVVSYVGFTSQTIKAGSSAVANIQLVKGKSDLDEVIVTAYGNRQNKRGLSYQAQQLNGDEIAGTQRDNWINGLIGRVAGANITPSSGAPGASTTIVLRGPVSLGGNNQPLFVVDGVPYDNQTVNQDNLIGNANAANRNNDYGNRAADINPSDIETITVLKGPEASALYGSEGASGAIVITTKKGKAGRAVVSYDNSFRIEKIYRLPEIQQVYTRGLNGISDDAATGNPFSSGTVYAYFGDKFPVGTKLYDNVRAFFRTGRSQRHNINMDGGTNVATYRLSLSYRDQDGVIPMTGEDQISAKLTGGLTISPKMKLVTSIAYTKLTTDKATKGAGGYLYNLINFPSDIDVTDWINPDGTRKLYRTGNASLTAEFDNPFWDVNKNKSQDKLDRTSLTANYTYNIAKWLTLLNNFGVDYYGQTGYSAVHPLSRFGFSLNGTYSLYEQTTRNVSNNTTLNATKTFGKISSGFLAGMAFDDRRTRIESQKGERFYERDFYSILNTDPVSRDAKTVYNVERLVRWFGNFSIDYAKLFYVSLAGSREGNSKLVSRAVDKDPYYNFGSASSSLIFSDIGNVKAKLPWLTFGKLRVSYGTTGKGPYRPYVIDNSFDGQISTGGGFAYKLDAGNNYALRPEFTKNFEFGGEIRLFKDRVSLDVTRYDLRSKDQIIPARYSYGSGFAIRFINGGLVSNKGFEAILDVKAIRAKDFNWNITANFDRNRGKVLEMPGDLPTYYDSDTWVFGDLRSQMFVGASPYNLAGRTVVKNNNGDVVVSASTGLPTRTADFQQVGDRQVDFKVGLINNFNYKNFNLSFNIEFRRGGDVWNGMEYYLYLTGLSKRTLSREQPIIIKGVLNDGLQNSTTPTPNTIVIVPFNRDDYYTSANASSEADFIENVNWMRLRDATLAYNLPGHVLARTKFISSASLFVTGTELFMITNYTGMDPSVNANNASSRGAGGVGIDFGALSMPRGVNFGLRVRF